A single genomic interval of Selenobaculum gibii harbors:
- a CDS encoding CTP synthase, translating to MAKYVFVTGGVVSSLGKGITAASLGRLLKTRGIKVTIQKFDPYINIDPGTMSPYQHGEVFVTEDGAETDLDLGHYERFIDINLSKGSNVTAGKIYWSVLNKERKGEYLGSTVQVIPHITNEIKQRIYSVADESDAEVVITEIGGTVGDIESLPFMEAIRQVKKEVGRNDVLYIHVTLVPYISAAGELKTKPTQHSVKELRSIGIQPDILVCRTEKEISPEMKEKLALFCDVDADAVIQNRTASTIYQVPLMMQEEGLDKIVLEKLKMDYGPADMTEWAKMVDKINHPSRDVTIAMVGKYVELQDAYISVSESLHHAGIANDADIKIKWVNAEEIETNGINYDEVFAGCQGILVPGGFGDRGVEGKILAIQYARENKIPFLGLCLGMQCAVIEYARNVCNMQGANSTEMDADTKYPVIDLMSDQVDIEDKGGTMRLGSYPCKVRKDTKTYEAYGSELIHERHRHRLEFNNKYREELESAGLTIAGTLPDDSLVEIIEVKDHPWFVASQFHPELKSRPNNPHPLFREFVGAALKFK from the coding sequence ATGGCAAAGTATGTTTTTGTTACCGGAGGGGTTGTTTCCTCATTAGGTAAAGGCATCACAGCGGCTTCATTAGGACGGTTATTAAAGACTCGCGGGATAAAAGTGACGATTCAGAAGTTTGATCCATATATCAATATTGACCCGGGGACGATGAGCCCGTACCAACATGGGGAAGTTTTTGTTACTGAAGATGGAGCAGAAACAGATTTAGATCTAGGACACTATGAGCGTTTTATTGATATTAATCTAAGTAAAGGGTCTAACGTTACTGCCGGTAAAATTTATTGGTCTGTATTAAATAAAGAGCGTAAAGGAGAATACTTAGGCAGTACAGTTCAAGTGATTCCGCATATAACAAATGAAATTAAACAACGAATTTATAGTGTTGCTGATGAAAGTGATGCAGAAGTTGTTATTACGGAAATTGGCGGTACAGTTGGTGATATCGAAAGCTTACCGTTTATGGAAGCAATTCGCCAAGTCAAAAAAGAAGTTGGAAGAAATGATGTACTTTATATTCACGTAACTTTAGTTCCTTACATTTCTGCGGCAGGTGAGTTAAAAACTAAACCTACACAGCATAGTGTAAAAGAATTGAGAAGTATTGGAATCCAACCTGACATTTTAGTGTGTCGCACGGAAAAAGAAATTTCACCGGAAATGAAAGAAAAATTGGCTTTATTCTGTGATGTTGATGCAGATGCGGTCATTCAAAATAGAACAGCTTCTACAATTTATCAAGTGCCTTTGATGATGCAGGAAGAAGGATTAGATAAAATTGTTTTAGAAAAATTAAAAATGGATTATGGCCCCGCTGATATGACTGAGTGGGCAAAAATGGTAGATAAAATAAATCATCCGTCTCGTGATGTAACAATTGCTATGGTTGGGAAATATGTTGAATTGCAAGATGCATATATCAGTGTTTCCGAATCACTGCACCATGCAGGGATTGCAAATGATGCAGATATAAAAATAAAATGGGTGAATGCAGAAGAAATTGAAACTAATGGGATAAACTATGATGAAGTATTTGCTGGCTGTCAAGGTATCCTTGTTCCTGGTGGTTTTGGTGATCGTGGTGTTGAAGGCAAGATTCTCGCAATTCAATATGCACGTGAAAATAAAATTCCATTTTTGGGTCTGTGCTTAGGCATGCAATGTGCGGTAATTGAATATGCGCGCAATGTTTGCAATATGCAAGGTGCAAATAGTACGGAAATGGATGCTGATACGAAATATCCAGTGATTGATTTAATGTCAGATCAAGTGGATATTGAAGATAAAGGTGGAACGATGCGCTTAGGTTCTTATCCATGTAAAGTTAGAAAAGATACAAAAACATATGAAGCTTATGGTAGTGAATTAATTCATGAACGTCATCGCCATCGTTTAGAGTTCAATAATAAATATCGTGAAGAGTTAGAAAGCGCAGGCTTGACGATTGCTGGTACCTTACCAGATGATAGTTTGGTAGAAATTATTGAAGTGAAAGATCATCCATGGTTTGTTGCTTCGCAATTTCATCCTGAACTAAAATCCCGTCCGAATAATCCTCATCCATTATTTAGAGAGTTTGTTGGAGCGGCATTAAAATTTAAATAA
- the sppA gene encoding signal peptide peptidase SppA: MNKKKTMLIIALVILFSVVLLNLSGKKSEDNTNGDSRGSKEQIAVIYVDGVIKSERNTANVFSEDGGSEGLIKQLHKASDDPSIKAIILRINSPGGAVTATQEVGDEIKKIRAKGKLVVTSMGDIAASGGYWLAACTDKIYANSTTLTGSIGVYISYSNWEELYQKIGIKSDKIKSGEHKDILANDRPMTPEERQLIQNIVDENYNEFVRVVAEGRKLDIEKVKSLADGRIYSGKQAKELGLVDELGNLYDVIDKTAKEVGIQGKVKIKEYGNNNPFSALLESNSKANLLELFLSQTKAENEVKSIVPMAIPARG, from the coding sequence ATGAATAAGAAAAAAACTATGTTAATTATTGCTTTAGTTATTCTTTTTTCCGTTGTTTTGTTAAACTTAAGTGGTAAAAAATCTGAAGATAATACAAATGGTGATTCAAGAGGAAGTAAAGAACAAATTGCTGTCATTTATGTTGATGGTGTCATTAAGAGTGAACGAAATACAGCCAACGTATTTTCAGAGGACGGTGGTAGTGAAGGGTTAATCAAACAGCTCCATAAAGCTAGTGATGATCCTTCGATTAAAGCAATTATTCTTAGAATTAATAGCCCTGGTGGTGCGGTTACGGCTACACAAGAAGTAGGAGATGAAATTAAGAAAATTAGAGCAAAAGGAAAATTGGTTGTTACTTCTATGGGTGATATTGCTGCCTCAGGTGGTTATTGGTTAGCCGCTTGTACAGATAAAATTTATGCAAATTCGACAACGCTTACAGGCAGTATAGGCGTTTATATTTCCTATTCTAATTGGGAAGAACTTTATCAAAAAATTGGTATTAAGTCAGATAAAATTAAAAGTGGTGAGCATAAGGATATCTTAGCAAATGATCGTCCAATGACACCTGAGGAGCGACAGTTAATTCAAAATATTGTAGACGAAAATTATAATGAATTTGTGAGGGTTGTTGCTGAAGGGCGTAAGCTGGATATAGAGAAAGTAAAATCCTTGGCCGATGGCAGAATTTATAGTGGAAAACAGGCAAAAGAACTTGGGTTAGTGGATGAGTTAGGTAATCTTTATGATGTAATAGATAAAACGGCAAAAGAAGTCGGCATTCAAGGAAAAGTTAAAATTAAAGAATATGGAAATAATAATCCTTTCTCTGCACTTTTAGAAAGCAATAGCAAGGCAAATTTATTGGAACTTTTTCTTTCTCAGACAAAAGCAGAAAATGAAGTAAAATCAATTGTGCCGATGGCTATACCGGCAAGAGGATAG